The DNA window CGCGGCCGGGAAGCTGACGGTATCGGTGTCGGGCAGCTTCACCGAAAGCCGGAACAGTGCGAATTGATCCGCCCCGATTCCGCCGGTGAGGGCGGCCGTCCACGTGACCGAGCGCACGGTGCCCGACGCCGCGTCACGGTCGAGCCTGGCCGTCCAGCCCGGCATGCTCTCGGTGCGCGCGGACGCCACGTTGGGCAGCGTGATCGTCAGCGCGGTGGTGAGCGCACCCGTGTTCGATTCGTTGGGCACCTGGAACGTGACGATCGCCATGGCCCCGCGCACGGCGTTGTCGCTGCTGGCATGCACGTGTGCCCACGCGGCGGGGGTGTGGGCCGCGGCTCCGAGGTACAGGGCGACGGCCGCGGTCACCGCGATCACGATGCGTGAGATCCACCTGCCGATGATTGCCATGCCGGGTGCGCTGCCTTCCGTGGCGGTCAGCTCAGCCCGAGGCGGGCCATCAGGTCCGCCTCGATCCCGTCGAGCTGCGACGAGATCGCGGCGTGCGCCGCCCGGCGTCGCGCGGCCGGCATGTTCTCCGCGGCGGTGACCGCCGCCGACAGATCGGTGAGCCGTTCGGCGATGGCGGACACGAACTGCTTGGTCTCGGCGTCCTTGGGCTTCTTGTCCTGCACCATTCGCAGCGACTTTTCCGCGCCGGCGATGCGGGCCGACAACTGGGCGCCGTGACCGGAGAACTGACCGATCTGAGCCAGTGGAATGCCGAGCTGATCCGCGCGACGCTGATCGACCAGCGCGCGGGCCGCGACGGCCGCCCGGTAGATGAGCGGGGTGAGGATCGGTGCGAGCAGCCGAGACACCGTCAGCACCCGGCGAATCCGTGTCGGCGAGAAGATCTTGCCCTCCCGCGCGGCTTTGAGTTCGGCCTCGGCGACCTTCAGCGCGTTACGGTCGCTGTCTCGTTGCGCCTTGATCTGCGCTCGCAGTGCCCTGGCCTCCGCCCGTTGTGCGGATTTGGCACGGCGAACCTCGTTCTTCGCCGCCAGTTTGGCCTCGAGCTTCGCGCGGGCCTTGATCGCGCGGGCTTCCGCGCGACGCGTCGCGCGGCTCTTTCGCTTGCGGAACAAGCCCATTCCCGGCCGCCTCCCGATTATCTCGTGGACTAGCGCTCTCGCGGTTGCGCGATCCGCTGAGCCAACCCTAATCGGAATGGGCGGGCGGCAGCCCTCCAGGGCAGGCCCGACAGCCGGTGCCAGGGCGTGGGCGTCAGGCGTCTAAGTGCTCGGCCCGGCGCAGCTCGTTGACCCGCTCCATGACCTCACGCTGCGCTTCGGGGGACAGCTCGGCCGTGCGCACCGCGATGCGGCGCACGTTGTCGTCGCGCGTCGTGGCCAGCCACGACAATTCGCTGTCGAGCTTCTCGTAGTACTCGTCGTCGGTGAAGTAGGCCGACTTGATGCGGAAAAAGTTGGCCAAAGCGGCCATGGTCGCCGTCGACGGGTTGGTGCGGTTGCCGGAACGCAACTGGGAGAGGTAGGGAGCCGACATCGTTATGCCCTCCGCCTTGAGCGCCGCGATGACTTCCGCGGACGTGTGCGGCCCGCGTCCCGGCGGATACACCGTGTCGAACAGGCGGTTCAGGCGAGCAGCGAACGTCGTGCTCATCAGATATGACCTCCACTGGGCTGTAGAAGTGAACTATTACCTAGGTGTATTTGCTGATCATGGTAGCGAGGCTTGGTAACCCTAACCAGGTGCAAACACCGGGGGATTGCCGATCGGCATAGCTGACGCCGGCGACCTCCCCACTTGACGAGCGTCTAACTGATTCGCTGGGGTGTCCACTAAATCCATAAAACTCACAGGTTATCCGCAGAATTGGACGTCCGTTCCGAAGTGGCGGGCGGACGAACTGCTGACGGGAGCGATAATATGCCAGGACGTGTTCGGCAGTCGC is part of the Mycobacterium mantenii genome and encodes:
- a CDS encoding YcnI family protein, coding for MAIIGRWISRIVIAVTAAVALYLGAAAHTPAAWAHVHASSDNAVRGAMAIVTFQVPNESNTGALTTALTITLPNVASARTESMPGWTARLDRDAASGTVRSVTWTAALTGGIGADQFALFRLSVKLPDTDTVSFPAAQTYSDGTVVHWDQPPRPDGSEPEHPLPMLTLAGGPAGPHQHHGSPNSAPARPGAADNTARLLGGGALVLAAAGVAFALIRRRA
- a CDS encoding secretion protein EspR — protein: MSTTFAARLNRLFDTVYPPGRGPHTSAEVIAALKAEGITMSAPYLSQLRSGNRTNPSTATMAALANFFRIKSAYFTDDEYYEKLDSELSWLATTRDDNVRRIAVRTAELSPEAQREVMERVNELRRAEHLDA
- a CDS encoding DUF6474 family protein — translated: MGLFRKRKSRATRRAEARAIKARAKLEAKLAAKNEVRRAKSAQRAEARALRAQIKAQRDSDRNALKVAEAELKAAREGKIFSPTRIRRVLTVSRLLAPILTPLIYRAAVAARALVDQRRADQLGIPLAQIGQFSGHGAQLSARIAGAEKSLRMVQDKKPKDAETKQFVSAIAERLTDLSAAVTAAENMPAARRRAAHAAISSQLDGIEADLMARLGLS